A stretch of the Capsicum annuum cultivar UCD-10X-F1 chromosome 8, UCD10Xv1.1, whole genome shotgun sequence genome encodes the following:
- the LOC124885245 gene encoding GATA transcription factor 20-like → MAEANRRANMYGRETMNAASLHHQQTQIDDDDDDGAVDAGAGVGAGGSGGGGGGIESMDNPTSHIRYEQHHHSHSHAPLHNGGGGAMEAAGMNGVEGVSHNALYGPPSEIVPTAGSGASDQLTLSFQGEVYVFDSVSPEKVLLFTLIYIFVLIQNVCPKFWLTFV, encoded by the coding sequence ATGGCAGAAGCAAATCGCAGAGCTAACATGTACGGACGGGAGACAATGAACGCTGCTTCACTTCACCACCAGCAAACTCAGATCGACGACGACGATGACGACGGCGCCGTCGATGCCGGCGCCGGAGTTGGAGCCGGCGGTAGCGGAGGCGGTGGAGGAGGAATAGAGTCTATGGACAACCCTACTTCTCACATTCGCTACGAGCAACATCATCACTCTCATTCTCACGCGCCGCTTCACAACGGCGGCGGAGGAGCTATGGAGGCTGCTGGGATGAATGGTGTGGAAGGTGTTTCTCATAACGCTTTGTATGGTCCTCCTTCTGAAATTGTTCCTACTGCTGGTAGTGGAGCTTCTGATCAGCTTACGCTGTCGTTTCAAGGCGAAGTTTATGTTTTTGATTCCGTTTCACCTGAAAAGGTACttctttttactttaatttacaTTTTTGTGCTTATTCAAAATGTTTGCCCGAAATTTTGGTTGACCTTTGTGTAG